The Syngnathoides biaculeatus isolate LvHL_M chromosome 6, ASM1980259v1, whole genome shotgun sequence genome has a window encoding:
- the gatd1 gene encoding glutamine amidotransferase-like class 1 domain-containing protein 1 isoform X1 — translation MSAKPMCLIVLSASPQGVSAKSFQQCVNLCSSVFNLQTATPAGKPIDFVGVDDSTSRWVQDFNMKPYATPAKLESIDGARYQALLIPDCPGASRDLAHSGSLHRILSHFISQQKPVCAVGQGVSALCCAAEANGWIFNGYSMTGPSVFELVRRADFANLPLIVEDFVKDSAGSYTASQEDAVHVVADRHLITGQNTQSTWLAVNNLILLASAKLPPVML, via the exons ATGTCTGCAAAGCCGATGTGTTTGATTGTGTTGAGCGCTTCTCCCCAAG GAGTGTCAGCCAAGTCTTTCCAGCAGTGCGTCAATCTTTGCTCTTCGGTGTTCAACCTCCAGACAGCCACGCCGGCG GGCAAGCCAATCGATTTCGTTGGGGTGGACGACAGCACGTCCAGATGGGTGCAGGACTTCAACATGAAACCTTACGCAACCCCTGCCAAACTTGAATCCATCGATG gTGCCCGCTACCAGGCTCTGCTAATCCCCGACTGTCCTGGAGCGTCACGCGACCTGGCACACAGCGGCTCCCTGCACAGGATTCTGTCCCACTTCATCTCTCAGCAGA AGCCCGTGTGTGCAGTCGGACAAGGAGTGTCGGCGCTGTGTTGCGCCGCGGAGGCAAACGGGTGGATCTTCAACGGGTACAGTATGACTGGG CCGTCAGTGTTTGAACTGGTGCGGAGGGCCGACTTTGCCAACCTGCCTCTGATCGTGGAAGACTTTGTGAAGGACAGCGCCGGCTCCTACACAG CGAGCCAAGAGGACGCCGTGCACGTTGTCGCCGACAGACACCTGATAACAGGGCAGAACACGCAGTCCACGTGGCTTGCCGTTAACAATTTAATTCTGCTCGCTAGCGCCAA GTTGCCACCTGTTATGCTCTAG
- the gatd1 gene encoding glutamine amidotransferase-like class 1 domain-containing protein 1 isoform X2 — MSAKPMCLIVLSASPQGVSAKSFQQCVNLCSSVFNLQTATPAGKPIDFVGVDDSTSRWVQDFNMKPYATPAKLESIDGARYQALLIPDCPGASRDLAHSGSLHRILSHFISQQKPVCAVGQGVSALCCAAEANGWIFNGYSMTGPSVFELVRRADFANLPLIVEDFVKDSAGSYTASQEDAVHVVADRHLITGQNTQSTWLAVNNLILLASAK; from the exons ATGTCTGCAAAGCCGATGTGTTTGATTGTGTTGAGCGCTTCTCCCCAAG GAGTGTCAGCCAAGTCTTTCCAGCAGTGCGTCAATCTTTGCTCTTCGGTGTTCAACCTCCAGACAGCCACGCCGGCG GGCAAGCCAATCGATTTCGTTGGGGTGGACGACAGCACGTCCAGATGGGTGCAGGACTTCAACATGAAACCTTACGCAACCCCTGCCAAACTTGAATCCATCGATG gTGCCCGCTACCAGGCTCTGCTAATCCCCGACTGTCCTGGAGCGTCACGCGACCTGGCACACAGCGGCTCCCTGCACAGGATTCTGTCCCACTTCATCTCTCAGCAGA AGCCCGTGTGTGCAGTCGGACAAGGAGTGTCGGCGCTGTGTTGCGCCGCGGAGGCAAACGGGTGGATCTTCAACGGGTACAGTATGACTGGG CCGTCAGTGTTTGAACTGGTGCGGAGGGCCGACTTTGCCAACCTGCCTCTGATCGTGGAAGACTTTGTGAAGGACAGCGCCGGCTCCTACACAG CGAGCCAAGAGGACGCCGTGCACGTTGTCGCCGACAGACACCTGATAACAGGGCAGAACACGCAGTCCACGTGGCTTGCCGTTAACAATTTAATTCTGCTCGCTAGCGCCAAGTGA
- the cd151 gene encoding CD151 antigen isoform X1 encodes METRRENNCGTICLKYLLFLLNILFLLAGGAMLAVGFWTLVEKSDYISLLNSSFYTVPAYTLIAAGAVMIIIGVIGCCATLMEMKGLLIVYLVLLLCVFLLEVVGGVLTYVTYQECFPLCHQLDEELRENLKEAMQQKYQQAGEESVTYAVDKLHQEFQCCGSNGSSDWKDSVWIQTSQNQQLVPDSCCKTPSNLCGLRDHPSNVYKVEGGCVVKLEEFILSQLYILGALGIGIAVLQIFGMIFTCCLHQNLKDGPY; translated from the exons ATGGAAACGCGGAGGGAAAACAACTGTGGGACAATTTGTCTAAAGTATCTTCTCTTTCTATTGAACATTCTTTTTTTG CTTGCAGGGGGTGCCATGCTGGCCGTGGGTTTTTGGACTTTGGTGGAGAAAAGTGACTACATCAGTCTGCTGAACTCCAGCTTCTACACCGTGCCCGCCTACACCCTGATTGCCGCCGGGGCTGTCATGATCATCATTGGTGTCATTGGATGTTGCGCCACTTTGATGGAGATGAAAGGTCTTCTGATTGTG tatTTGGTCCTGTTGCTCTGTGTTTTTCTCCTGGAAGTCGTTGGAGGCGTCTTGACATATGTTACCTACCAAGAG TGTTTCCCTCTCTGCCACCAG cttgatgaagaaCTGAGGGAAAACCTGAAAGAGGCCATGCAGCAGAAATACCAACAAGCTGGGGAGGAAAGCGTCACATATGCTGTGGACAAGCTCCATCAGGAG TTCCAGTGCTGCGGCAGTAACGGCTCGTCAGACTGGAAAGACAGCGTCTGGATCCAGACCTCACAGAACCAGCAACTTGTTCCCGACAGCTGCTGTAAAACTCCGAGTAACCTGTGCGGCCTCAGAGACCATCCCTCCAATGTGtacaaggtggag GGGGGCTGCGTTGTGAAATTGGAGGAGTTTATTCTGAGTCAGCTGTATATTCTGGGTGCACTGGGCATTGGGATTGCAGTTTTGCAG ATATTTGGGATGATATTTACTTGCTGCCTTCATCAAAATCTGAAAGATGGGCCATACTGA
- the cd151 gene encoding CD151 antigen isoform X2, which yields METRRENNCGTICLKYLLFLLNILFLLAGGAMLAVGFWTLVEKSDYISLLNSSFYTVPAYTLIAAGAVMIIIGVIGCCATLMEMKGLLIVYLVLLLCVFLLEVVGGVLTYVTYQELDEELRENLKEAMQQKYQQAGEESVTYAVDKLHQEFQCCGSNGSSDWKDSVWIQTSQNQQLVPDSCCKTPSNLCGLRDHPSNVYKVEGGCVVKLEEFILSQLYILGALGIGIAVLQIFGMIFTCCLHQNLKDGPY from the exons ATGGAAACGCGGAGGGAAAACAACTGTGGGACAATTTGTCTAAAGTATCTTCTCTTTCTATTGAACATTCTTTTTTTG CTTGCAGGGGGTGCCATGCTGGCCGTGGGTTTTTGGACTTTGGTGGAGAAAAGTGACTACATCAGTCTGCTGAACTCCAGCTTCTACACCGTGCCCGCCTACACCCTGATTGCCGCCGGGGCTGTCATGATCATCATTGGTGTCATTGGATGTTGCGCCACTTTGATGGAGATGAAAGGTCTTCTGATTGTG tatTTGGTCCTGTTGCTCTGTGTTTTTCTCCTGGAAGTCGTTGGAGGCGTCTTGACATATGTTACCTACCAAGAG cttgatgaagaaCTGAGGGAAAACCTGAAAGAGGCCATGCAGCAGAAATACCAACAAGCTGGGGAGGAAAGCGTCACATATGCTGTGGACAAGCTCCATCAGGAG TTCCAGTGCTGCGGCAGTAACGGCTCGTCAGACTGGAAAGACAGCGTCTGGATCCAGACCTCACAGAACCAGCAACTTGTTCCCGACAGCTGCTGTAAAACTCCGAGTAACCTGTGCGGCCTCAGAGACCATCCCTCCAATGTGtacaaggtggag GGGGGCTGCGTTGTGAAATTGGAGGAGTTTATTCTGAGTCAGCTGTATATTCTGGGTGCACTGGGCATTGGGATTGCAGTTTTGCAG ATATTTGGGATGATATTTACTTGCTGCCTTCATCAAAATCTGAAAGATGGGCCATACTGA